A window of Pseudomonas mucidolens contains these coding sequences:
- the ureG gene encoding urease accessory protein UreG produces the protein MHTQPLRVGIGGPVGSGKTALTLALCLALRDRYNLAVVTNDIYTREDADFLVRNQALAPERIIGVETGGCPHTAIREDASINLEAVDQLNRRFPGLDLILVESGGDNLSATFSPELSDLTIYVIDVSAGDKLPRKGGPGICKSDLLVINKIDLAPLVGASLELMNSDTQRMRGSKPFVFSNQKTGVGLDAIVAFIERQGLLTAA, from the coding sequence ATGCACACACAACCCTTGCGCGTCGGCATCGGCGGCCCGGTTGGCTCCGGCAAGACCGCCCTGACCCTGGCCCTGTGCCTGGCCCTGCGCGATCGCTACAACCTGGCGGTGGTCACCAACGACATTTATACCCGCGAAGACGCCGACTTCCTGGTACGCAACCAGGCCCTCGCGCCCGAACGTATCATCGGTGTCGAAACCGGAGGCTGCCCCCACACCGCGATTCGCGAGGACGCGTCCATCAACCTCGAGGCGGTGGATCAACTGAACCGACGCTTTCCGGGCCTCGACCTGATTCTGGTGGAGTCGGGGGGTGACAACCTTTCCGCCACGTTCAGTCCCGAGCTGTCTGACCTGACGATCTATGTGATCGATGTGTCGGCCGGCGACAAGCTGCCGCGCAAGGGCGGGCCGGGGATCTGCAAGTCCGATTTGCTGGTGATCAACAAGATCGACCTCGCGCCGCTGGTCGGCGCTTCGCTGGAGCTGATGAACAGCGACACTCAACGCATGCGCGGCAGCAAGCCTTTTGTTTTCAGCAACCAGAAAACCGGGGTCGGCCTCGACGCTATCGTCGCCTTCATCGAACGCCAAGGCTTGCTGACCGCAGCCTGA
- a CDS encoding ABC transporter permease subunit: MDGIFLQQLVNGLTLGSVYGLIAIGYTMVYGIIGMINFAHGEVYMISAYLAAISLALLAYFGLESFPLLILGTLIFTVVVTGVYGWVIERVAYKPLRNSTRLAPLISAIGISLILQNYAQIAQGAKQQGIPTLLAGSWRVDIGTGFVQLTYTKVFILIAAFAGMALLTYIIKYTKLGRMCRATQQDRKMASILGINTDRVISYVFVIGAAMAALAGVLITLNYGTFDFYAGFIIGIKAFTAAVLGGIGSLPGAMLGGIILGISESLFAGLINSDYKDVFSFSLLVVILIFRPQGLLGRPLVAKV; this comes from the coding sequence ATGGATGGTATTTTCCTGCAGCAACTGGTCAACGGGCTGACCCTCGGGTCGGTCTATGGCCTGATCGCCATCGGCTACACAATGGTCTATGGCATCATTGGCATGATCAACTTCGCCCACGGCGAGGTTTATATGATATCCGCCTACCTCGCGGCGATCAGTCTGGCATTGCTGGCTTACTTCGGCCTCGAATCCTTCCCTCTGCTCATTCTCGGCACCTTGATATTCACCGTTGTCGTCACGGGCGTTTACGGTTGGGTCATTGAACGTGTCGCCTATAAACCGCTGCGTAACTCCACGCGGTTGGCGCCGTTGATCAGCGCCATCGGCATCTCGCTGATCCTGCAGAACTACGCACAGATCGCCCAGGGCGCCAAGCAGCAAGGTATCCCGACCTTGTTGGCGGGGAGCTGGCGCGTTGATATTGGTACCGGGTTCGTGCAGTTGACCTACACCAAGGTATTTATCCTGATCGCGGCATTTGCCGGTATGGCGCTGCTGACCTACATCATCAAGTACACCAAGCTCGGCCGCATGTGTCGTGCGACCCAGCAAGACCGCAAGATGGCTTCGATCCTCGGGATCAACACCGACCGGGTGATTTCCTACGTGTTTGTCATCGGTGCGGCCATGGCGGCCCTGGCCGGTGTGTTGATCACCCTGAACTACGGCACGTTCGATTTCTACGCCGGCTTCATCATCGGCATCAAGGCGTTTACCGCAGCGGTACTCGGCGGCATCGGTTCCCTGCCTGGGGCGATGCTGGGCGGGATCATCCTCGGGATCTCTGAATCGCTGTTCGCAGGGTTGATCAACTCTGACTACAAAGACGTGTTCAGTTTCTCCCTGTTGGTGGTGATTCTGATTTTCCGTCCCCAGGGCCTGCTTGGTCGCCCGCTCGTGGCGAAGGTGTAA
- a CDS encoding urease accessory protein UreF, whose translation MNPAWALLRLASPQLPIGGYSYSQGLEMAVEQARVCDPASARRWISDQLLLNLARFEAPLLLAHCQAAADQDWSRLRQLCDEHRASRETRELFQESRQMGYSLQQLLNGLPELDAPARHFLEQVSEPHLALGWALAARAWAITPDDALAAWLWSWLENQLAVLMKTLPLGQQAAQRLTSELLPLLQQAQRQAAQHAPDHYGSAAFGLSLACMAHERQYSRLFRS comes from the coding sequence GTGAACCCGGCCTGGGCGCTGTTGCGTCTGGCCAGTCCGCAATTGCCGATTGGCGGCTACAGCTATTCCCAGGGCCTGGAGATGGCCGTGGAACAGGCTCGCGTGTGTGATCCGGCCAGCGCCCGACGCTGGATCAGCGATCAGTTGCTGCTCAATCTGGCGCGTTTCGAAGCGCCGCTGTTGCTCGCCCATTGCCAGGCTGCTGCCGATCAGGATTGGTCGCGCCTGCGCCAGCTGTGTGACGAACACCGCGCCAGCCGCGAGACCCGTGAGTTGTTTCAGGAAAGCCGGCAAATGGGCTATTCCTTGCAACAACTGCTCAACGGTTTGCCGGAACTCGACGCGCCGGCCCGCCATTTTCTCGAACAGGTGAGCGAGCCGCATTTGGCCCTGGGCTGGGCCCTCGCCGCCCGCGCCTGGGCGATCACCCCAGACGATGCATTGGCCGCCTGGCTCTGGAGCTGGCTGGAAAACCAACTGGCCGTGCTGATGAAGACCCTGCCCCTTGGGCAACAAGCCGCCCAGCGCCTGACCAGCGAGTTGCTGCCGTTGCTCCAACAAGCCCAGCGGCAAGCCGCCCAACACGCTCCCGATCACTACGGCAGTGCCGCGTTCGGCCTGTCCCTGGCATGCATGGCCCATGAGCGCCAGTACAGCCGCCTGTTTCGTTCCTAG
- a CDS encoding SDR family oxidoreductase → MSNTLFITGATSGFGEACARRFAEAGWKLVLTGRREERLNALCAELSKQTEVHGLVVDVRDRKGMEDAIASLPASFSTLRGLINNAGLAVGTDPAPKCNLDDWETMVDTNIKGLLTTTNLLLPRLIAHGRGAGIINLGSIAGNYPYPGSHVYGGSKAFVKQFSLNLRCDLQGTGVRVTNIEPGLCESEFSLVRFGGDQARYDATYAGAEPIQPQDIADTIFWVLNTPAHVNINRLELMPVSQTWAGFAIERGAKA, encoded by the coding sequence ATGTCCAATACGTTGTTTATTACCGGCGCGACCTCCGGTTTTGGCGAAGCCTGTGCCCGGCGTTTTGCCGAGGCCGGCTGGAAACTGGTGCTTACAGGGCGTCGCGAAGAACGTTTGAACGCCCTGTGCGCCGAGCTTTCGAAACAGACCGAGGTGCATGGCCTGGTGGTGGATGTGCGTGACCGCAAAGGCATGGAAGACGCCATCGCCAGCTTGCCGGCGTCCTTCAGCACGTTGCGCGGGCTGATCAACAACGCCGGCCTGGCGGTGGGCACCGATCCCGCGCCCAAGTGCAACCTCGATGATTGGGAAACCATGGTCGATACCAATATCAAAGGCTTGCTTACCACCACCAACCTGCTGCTGCCGCGCTTGATCGCGCATGGCCGTGGCGCCGGGATCATCAACCTGGGCTCGATCGCCGGCAACTATCCGTATCCGGGCAGCCACGTGTATGGCGGCTCCAAGGCCTTCGTCAAACAGTTCTCGCTGAACCTGCGCTGTGATCTGCAAGGCACTGGCGTGCGGGTGACCAACATCGAGCCGGGCCTGTGTGAAAGCGAGTTCTCGCTGGTGCGCTTCGGCGGTGATCAGGCGCGTTACGACGCCACTTATGCCGGCGCCGAGCCGATCCAGCCCCAGGACATCGCCGACACCATCTTCTGGGTGCTGAACACCCCGGCGCATGTGAACATCAATCGCCTGGAACTGATGCCGGTGAGCCAGACCTGGGCCGGTTTTGCGATTGAGCGCGGCGCGAAAGCCTAG
- the livM gene encoding high-affinity branched-chain amino acid ABC transporter permease LivM: MSAAKSIDIKKSVVDAVLAGLISLIVFGPIVGVVLDGYSFNLEPTRVALLVGIVMAGRLAMSLFLQTPKGIRVLQGFESSSSGVHVQAPDYKSRLRWIIPALIVIAIVFPFFANKYLLTVVILGLIYVLLGLGLNIVVGLAGLLDLGYVAFYAIGAYGLALGYEYLGLGFWTVLPLAAIAAALAGCILGFPVLRMHGDYLAIVTLGFGEIIRLVLNNWLSFTGGPNGMPVPAPTFLGLEFGRRAKDGGVPFHEFFGIAYNPNVKFLFIYIVLFLVVLLVLYIKHRLTRMPVGRAWEALREDEIACRSMGLNHVLVKLSAFTIGASTAGLAGVFFASYQGFVNPSSFTFFESALILAIVVLGGMGSTVGVVIAAFVLTVAPELLRSFSEYRVLLFGVLMVVMMIWRPRGLIRISRTGVTPRKGVFVKGEPRHE; encoded by the coding sequence ATGTCTGCTGCCAAATCTATCGATATTAAAAAAAGTGTGGTTGATGCAGTCCTGGCCGGGCTGATTTCACTGATCGTGTTCGGCCCCATCGTCGGCGTGGTGCTCGACGGCTACAGCTTCAACCTGGAGCCGACCCGCGTGGCCTTGCTGGTGGGCATCGTCATGGCGGGTCGGCTGGCCATGAGCCTGTTCCTGCAAACCCCCAAGGGCATACGCGTGCTCCAGGGCTTTGAAAGCTCAAGCTCGGGCGTACATGTGCAGGCACCGGACTACAAATCACGGCTGCGCTGGATCATCCCGGCATTGATCGTGATCGCCATCGTGTTTCCGTTCTTCGCCAACAAGTACCTGCTGACCGTGGTGATTCTCGGCCTGATCTACGTATTGCTTGGCCTGGGCCTGAACATCGTGGTGGGGCTGGCCGGGTTGCTCGATCTGGGCTACGTGGCGTTCTATGCCATCGGCGCTTATGGCCTGGCGCTGGGTTATGAATACCTGGGCCTGGGCTTCTGGACAGTGCTGCCATTGGCGGCCATCGCAGCGGCGTTGGCGGGATGCATACTCGGGTTTCCGGTGTTGCGAATGCACGGCGACTACCTGGCGATCGTAACCCTGGGCTTTGGTGAAATCATCCGCCTGGTGCTCAATAACTGGTTGTCGTTTACCGGGGGGCCGAACGGCATGCCGGTGCCGGCGCCGACCTTTCTCGGCCTGGAGTTCGGGCGCAGGGCCAAGGATGGCGGGGTGCCGTTCCATGAGTTTTTCGGGATTGCCTATAACCCCAATGTGAAGTTCCTGTTTATCTACATCGTCTTGTTCCTCGTCGTGCTGCTGGTGCTGTACATCAAGCATCGCCTGACACGCATGCCGGTGGGCCGTGCTTGGGAAGCCTTGCGTGAAGATGAAATCGCCTGCCGTTCCATGGGCCTTAACCATGTACTGGTGAAACTCTCGGCATTCACGATCGGCGCCTCGACAGCCGGTCTGGCCGGGGTGTTTTTTGCCAGTTACCAAGGGTTCGTCAATCCGTCCTCGTTCACCTTCTTCGAGTCGGCGTTGATCCTTGCCATCGTCGTGTTGGGGGGGATGGGCTCGACCGTCGGTGTGGTGATTGCCGCTTTCGTGCTGACCGTGGCACCGGAGCTGCTGCGCAGTTTCTCTGAGTACCGGGTGTTGCTGTTTGGGGTGTTGATGGTGGTGATGATGATCTGGCGACCGCGTGGCCTGATCCGCATCAGCCGTACCGGGGTGACGCCACGCAAGGGTGTCTTTGTGAAAGGAGAACCACGCCATGAGTAA
- a CDS encoding HupE/UreJ family protein, translating to MSLNKLFAALALLLAPALAFAHPGHGDNGLLAGIGHPLGGLDHLLAMLAVGLWAAQQQGAARWALPCTFVASMLIGGLLGFEGLGLPALESAIAASVLALGLAVALAIRPPVAVAVAATAVFALFHGVAHGLEVPDMSSPWTYAIGFVGATAALHAVGYAVVRCLPTAAAPLVRIAGATSAATGAWLLAS from the coding sequence ATGAGCCTCAACAAACTGTTTGCCGCCCTCGCCCTGCTACTCGCCCCCGCCCTGGCCTTTGCCCATCCGGGTCATGGTGACAACGGCCTGCTGGCCGGCATCGGTCACCCGCTCGGCGGCCTCGATCACTTGCTGGCGATGCTTGCCGTCGGCTTGTGGGCCGCCCAACAACAAGGCGCGGCACGCTGGGCCCTGCCCTGCACCTTTGTCGCCAGCATGTTGATCGGCGGCTTGCTGGGTTTTGAAGGCCTAGGGTTGCCGGCCCTGGAAAGCGCGATTGCTGCATCGGTACTCGCCCTGGGCCTGGCGGTAGCCTTGGCCATTCGTCCACCGGTCGCGGTCGCGGTCGCGGCAACCGCCGTGTTTGCCCTGTTCCATGGCGTCGCGCATGGCCTGGAGGTACCGGACATGTCCAGCCCCTGGACGTATGCCATCGGGTTTGTCGGCGCCACCGCAGCCTTGCACGCAGTTGGCTATGCCGTGGTGCGTTGCCTGCCGACTGCCGCGGCACCGTTAGTGCGTATCGCCGGCGCCACCTCGGCGGCGACCGGTGCGTGGTTGCTCGCCAGCTGA
- a CDS encoding branched-chain amino acid ABC transporter substrate-binding protein, with amino-acid sequence MSQTFYKKGFLALAVAAALGVSTFVQADVKIGVAGPMTGANAAFGDQYMKGAQAAADAINKAGGINGEKITLVAGDDACEPKQAVSVANRLVDQDKVIGVVGHFCSSNTIPASEIYDDAGIIAITPGSTNPQVTERGMGAMFRMCGRDDQQGIVAGDYIVDVLKGKKVAVINDKDTYGKGLADATAAQLTKRGVKPVLEEGLTRGEKDFSALVTKIRSLGVDVVYFGGLHPEAGPLVRQLREAGLKDVKFMSDDGIVTDELVTTAGGAQYVDGVYMTFGADPRKLPASKAVVDEFRKSGYEPEGYTLYAYASLQALAAGFNGAKSNNGEDAAKWLKANPVQTVMGEKTWDAKGDLKVSDYVVYQWDKEGKYHQLEKQK; translated from the coding sequence ATGTCCCAGACGTTTTACAAGAAAGGCTTCCTGGCCCTCGCAGTGGCAGCTGCGCTGGGTGTGTCTACGTTTGTTCAAGCTGATGTGAAGATTGGCGTGGCGGGGCCGATGACTGGCGCCAACGCGGCATTTGGTGATCAGTACATGAAAGGTGCCCAAGCGGCGGCTGATGCGATTAACAAGGCGGGCGGGATCAACGGTGAGAAGATTACACTGGTGGCCGGTGACGACGCCTGCGAACCCAAGCAAGCGGTGTCCGTTGCCAACCGTCTGGTCGACCAGGACAAGGTGATCGGCGTGGTCGGGCATTTTTGTTCGTCCAACACCATTCCTGCTTCCGAGATCTACGACGACGCGGGCATCATCGCTATCACGCCAGGCTCTACCAACCCGCAAGTGACCGAGCGCGGCATGGGCGCCATGTTCCGCATGTGCGGACGTGATGACCAGCAAGGCATTGTCGCCGGTGACTACATCGTCGATGTGCTCAAGGGCAAGAAAGTCGCGGTCATCAACGACAAGGATACCTACGGCAAGGGGCTGGCGGATGCCACCGCTGCCCAGTTGACCAAGCGCGGCGTGAAGCCGGTACTGGAGGAAGGCCTGACCCGGGGCGAAAAAGACTTCAGCGCACTGGTCACCAAGATCCGCTCCCTGGGGGTCGACGTCGTGTACTTCGGTGGCCTGCACCCGGAAGCCGGACCTCTGGTTCGCCAACTGCGTGAAGCAGGTCTCAAGGACGTCAAGTTCATGTCCGATGACGGCATCGTGACTGACGAACTGGTGACCACCGCCGGTGGTGCGCAATACGTCGATGGTGTCTACATGACCTTCGGCGCCGACCCGCGCAAGCTGCCAGCCAGCAAGGCGGTAGTGGACGAGTTCCGCAAATCCGGCTACGAGCCCGAGGGCTACACCCTGTACGCCTACGCCTCGCTCCAGGCCCTGGCCGCCGGCTTCAATGGTGCCAAATCCAACAACGGCGAAGATGCGGCCAAATGGCTGAAAGCCAACCCGGTGCAAACCGTGATGGGTGAGAAGACCTGGGACGCCAAGGGTGACCTGAAAGTCTCCGACTATGTGGTTTACCAGTGGGACAAGGAAGGCAAATACCATCAGTTGGAAAAGCAGAAGTAA
- a CDS encoding AGE family epimerase/isomerase, whose translation MPIAPSSALKPQLNAVLTHFNDLIVPLWQGPGWNTELALPYEALDANHQPLAPQRYRAMACARQLYLFASLIGEPGQAFAEVRAAALFRSLQQHFHDAEYGGWFYSIDPHGKPLDKRKDLYTHAFIIFACAHYWAKVREPLVESVLNAALEVVAKRFATNDGLYEAVLERDWSSLDSGPLQNPLMHLAEGFLATLAVRADAAVQQALLALATAMQQRFIDRQHGLMMEKPVGAVDNWFEPGHQFEWFFLLESSPVLRGTPLHASLSRAFAYAEQTGVDNTSGAVSGMLALNGVVRDGTQRIWAQAEYLRALTLRPGSEALLQRQLLALQQRFLHAKGWNECLDASGQVSRWDMPSTTPYHLATCYRGLLDYFG comes from the coding sequence ATGCCCATCGCTCCAAGTTCTGCCCTCAAGCCTCAATTGAATGCTGTGCTCACGCACTTCAACGACCTGATCGTGCCGCTCTGGCAGGGCCCGGGCTGGAACACCGAGTTGGCGCTGCCTTACGAGGCGCTGGACGCCAATCACCAGCCACTGGCGCCGCAACGCTACCGCGCCATGGCCTGCGCCCGGCAGTTGTACCTGTTTGCCAGCCTGATCGGCGAACCCGGCCAGGCCTTCGCCGAAGTACGCGCGGCCGCGCTGTTTCGCTCGCTGCAGCAGCATTTCCACGATGCCGAGTACGGTGGCTGGTTCTACAGCATCGATCCGCACGGCAAGCCGCTGGATAAACGCAAAGACCTCTACACCCACGCCTTCATCATCTTCGCCTGCGCCCATTACTGGGCCAAGGTCCGCGAGCCGTTGGTGGAATCCGTGTTGAATGCCGCCCTGGAGGTGGTCGCCAAGCGTTTTGCCACGAATGACGGTTTGTATGAAGCGGTGCTGGAGCGCGACTGGTCATCCCTCGACTCAGGCCCGCTGCAAAACCCGTTGATGCACCTGGCCGAAGGCTTTCTCGCAACCCTCGCGGTACGCGCAGACGCCGCCGTGCAACAGGCGTTGCTGGCGCTGGCGACGGCCATGCAGCAACGCTTCATCGACCGTCAGCATGGGCTGATGATGGAAAAACCCGTGGGCGCTGTGGATAACTGGTTCGAGCCGGGCCACCAGTTCGAATGGTTCTTTTTGCTGGAGTCGTCACCGGTGCTGCGCGGTACGCCGCTGCATGCCTCATTGAGCCGGGCATTTGCCTACGCGGAACAAACGGGTGTGGATAACACCAGTGGCGCGGTCAGCGGTATGTTGGCGCTGAACGGTGTCGTGCGTGACGGTACCCAGCGCATCTGGGCCCAGGCCGAATACCTGCGGGCGTTAACTTTGAGACCGGGCAGTGAAGCGCTGTTGCAGCGCCAATTGCTGGCGTTGCAACAGCGCTTCCTGCATGCCAAAGGCTGGAATGAGTGCCTGGATGCCAGCGGCCAGGTCAGTCGGTGGGACATGCCCTCGACCACGCCGTATCACCTGGCGACGTGCTATCGGGGTTTGCTGGATTATTTCGGCTGA
- a CDS encoding ABC transporter ATP-binding protein, with protein sequence MSKPILEIKDLDVFYGPIQALKKVSLYINEGETVSLIGSNGAGKSTLLMSIFGQPRAESGQIIYNGVDITHKSSHYIASNGIAQSPEGRRVFPDMTVEENLLMGTIPIGDKHASEDMQRMFELFPRLKERRNQRAMTMSGGEQQMLAIARALMSRPKLLLLDEPSLGLAPIVVKQIFATLRELAATGMTIFLVEQNANHALRLSDRAYVMVNGDIRLTGTGKELLVNEEVRNAYLGGH encoded by the coding sequence ATGAGTAAACCTATCCTCGAAATCAAGGATCTGGACGTGTTCTACGGCCCGATCCAGGCCCTGAAAAAGGTCTCGCTGTACATCAATGAAGGCGAAACCGTCAGCTTGATCGGCTCCAACGGCGCGGGCAAATCCACCTTGCTGATGTCGATCTTCGGCCAGCCCCGGGCCGAGTCCGGGCAGATCATCTACAACGGCGTCGACATTACCCACAAGTCATCGCATTACATCGCCTCCAACGGCATCGCCCAATCCCCGGAGGGGCGCCGGGTATTCCCCGACATGACCGTCGAGGAAAACCTGCTGATGGGTACCATCCCCATTGGGGACAAGCACGCCAGCGAGGATATGCAGCGCATGTTCGAGCTGTTCCCGCGGCTCAAGGAGCGGCGTAACCAGCGGGCCATGACCATGTCCGGCGGCGAGCAGCAAATGCTTGCCATCGCCCGTGCGTTGATGAGTCGGCCCAAGCTCTTGCTGCTGGACGAGCCCAGCCTGGGCCTGGCGCCGATTGTGGTGAAGCAGATCTTCGCCACCTTGCGCGAGCTGGCCGCCACCGGGATGACCATCTTCCTGGTGGAACAGAACGCCAACCATGCGTTACGCCTGTCCGACCGGGCGTATGTGATGGTCAACGGCGATATTCGCCTGACGGGCACCGGCAAGGAACTGCTGGTGAATGAAGAGGTGCGTAATGCCTATCTCGGCGGGCACTGA
- a CDS encoding cation diffusion facilitator family transporter, with translation MSNRGEQSLLKQSTILMFAVAIAGIVTGVVSGAQSILFDGFFSLIATAIKVLMLITAKLIAKQSNERFQFGYWHLEPMVLLIEGSFLLLIAIYAFLNGVFGIINGGREIELGLVIIYAAVFTVVEFAYFFYVRYRNRTLKSSLIQFDNISWLVDAMLSVGLLISFLAALLLKSQGYGEWAVYVDPLILILLALSMLAPAFKILRPALRDVLGIAPDQLADQVREVMDAAQAKHGFEEYVSYVQKHGRARFIEIHVVLPADYPVDNVARLDGLREEISTGLGKADAARWLTISFTGDRKWIA, from the coding sequence GTGAGTAACCGAGGTGAGCAGTCGCTGCTCAAACAATCGACCATCCTGATGTTCGCGGTCGCGATCGCCGGGATTGTCACGGGTGTGGTGTCTGGCGCCCAATCCATTTTATTCGATGGCTTTTTCTCGTTGATCGCAACCGCCATCAAGGTGCTGATGCTGATCACGGCCAAGCTGATTGCCAAGCAAAGCAACGAGCGTTTCCAGTTCGGCTACTGGCACCTGGAGCCCATGGTGCTGTTGATCGAGGGCAGTTTCCTGCTGTTGATTGCCATCTATGCGTTTCTCAACGGTGTGTTCGGCATTATCAATGGTGGTCGCGAAATCGAATTGGGCCTGGTGATTATCTATGCGGCGGTATTTACCGTCGTTGAGTTTGCCTACTTCTTCTATGTGCGCTACCGCAATCGTACGCTCAAGTCATCGCTGATTCAGTTCGACAACATCAGTTGGCTGGTGGACGCGATGCTCTCGGTCGGCTTGCTGATCAGCTTTCTCGCCGCGCTGTTGCTCAAGTCCCAGGGCTATGGCGAGTGGGCGGTGTATGTCGACCCGCTGATCCTGATCCTGCTGGCCCTGAGCATGCTAGCGCCGGCCTTCAAGATTCTGCGTCCGGCGCTGCGTGATGTATTGGGGATTGCCCCGGACCAGTTGGCTGACCAGGTGCGTGAAGTGATGGATGCGGCCCAGGCCAAACATGGCTTCGAGGAATATGTGTCCTACGTGCAAAAACACGGACGGGCGCGGTTTATCGAGATTCATGTGGTATTGCCGGCGGATTACCCGGTGGATAACGTTGCGCGCCTCGACGGCTTGCGTGAAGAGATATCCACAGGCCTGGGTAAAGCGGATGCCGCGCGCTGGCTGACCATCAGCTTTACTGGAGATCGCAAGTGGATTGCGTGA
- the ureE gene encoding urease accessory protein UreE, with product MLVIHRRIAPQTLWAAQLLLNFEARSKSRLRCFSVDGEDVGLFLERGQPPLHDGEFLQAEDGRVVRVSARPEHLLHVTCSSAFELTRAAYHLGNRHVALQVGDGWLRLLDDYVLKAMLEQLGAHTETIEAPFQPEHGAYGGGHHHSRHGDEDFNYPPKLHQFGVRL from the coding sequence ATGCTGGTGATCCACCGCCGAATCGCCCCTCAAACCCTCTGGGCTGCGCAACTGCTGCTGAATTTCGAAGCCCGCAGCAAAAGCCGGTTGCGCTGCTTCAGTGTTGACGGTGAAGACGTCGGCCTGTTTCTGGAGCGCGGCCAGCCACCGCTGCACGATGGTGAGTTCCTACAGGCCGAAGACGGACGTGTCGTACGGGTCAGTGCGCGTCCTGAACACCTGCTGCACGTCACGTGCAGCAGCGCCTTTGAATTGACCCGCGCCGCCTATCACCTGGGTAACCGGCATGTCGCCCTGCAAGTGGGAGACGGCTGGCTGCGCCTGCTCGATGACTACGTGCTCAAGGCCATGCTCGAGCAGTTGGGCGCCCACACCGAAACCATCGAAGCCCCTTTCCAGCCGGAACACGGCGCTTATGGTGGTGGTCATCACCATTCGCGCCATGGCGACGAAGATTTCAACTATCCACCCAAACTGCACCAGTTCGGCGTGCGCCTGTGA
- a CDS encoding ABC transporter ATP-binding protein — MSKEVVLRVEKLMMHFGGIKALSDVSLKVERNSIFALIGPNGAGKTTVFNCLTGFYKATGGKIELNVRGKQTNVIQLLGEPFKVTDFVSPKSFVSRVFYKMFGGTHLVNRAGLARTFQNIRLFKEMSVLENLLVAQHMWVNRSLLAGILNTKGYQKAENDALDHAFYWLEVVDLVDCANRLAGELSYGQQRRLEIARAMCTRPQIICLDEPAAGLNPQETEALSAMIRLLRDEHDLTVVLIEHDMGMVMSISDHIVVLDHGNVIAEGGPEAIRNDPKVIAAYLGADEEELA, encoded by the coding sequence ATGAGTAAGGAAGTCGTGCTGCGCGTGGAAAAACTGATGATGCACTTCGGTGGCATCAAGGCCCTGAGCGACGTGAGCCTCAAGGTCGAACGCAACTCGATCTTCGCTCTGATCGGCCCCAACGGTGCAGGCAAGACCACGGTGTTCAACTGCCTGACCGGCTTCTACAAAGCCACTGGCGGCAAGATCGAGCTGAATGTGCGGGGCAAGCAGACCAACGTCATTCAGTTGCTGGGCGAGCCGTTCAAGGTCACTGACTTTGTTTCACCGAAAAGCTTTGTCAGCCGGGTGTTCTACAAGATGTTCGGCGGTACCCATCTGGTGAACCGTGCCGGGCTGGCGCGGACCTTCCAGAACATTCGCCTGTTCAAGGAAATGTCGGTGCTGGAAAACCTGCTGGTGGCCCAGCATATGTGGGTCAACCGCAGCCTGCTGGCGGGCATCCTCAACACCAAGGGCTACCAAAAAGCCGAAAACGATGCCCTGGACCACGCGTTCTACTGGCTGGAAGTGGTGGACCTGGTGGACTGCGCCAATCGCTTGGCCGGTGAATTGTCCTACGGCCAGCAGCGGCGCCTGGAGATTGCCCGCGCCATGTGTACGCGACCGCAGATCATCTGCCTCGACGAACCTGCCGCCGGCCTCAACCCCCAGGAAACCGAAGCCCTCAGTGCGATGATTCGCCTGCTGCGCGACGAACACGACCTGACAGTGGTGCTGATCGAACACGACATGGGAATGGTGATGAGTATTTCCGACCACATCGTGGTGCTCGACCACGGCAACGTCATCGCCGAAGGTGGCCCGGAGGCGATCCGTAACGATCCGAAAGTGATTGCGGCATACCTGGGTGCTGATGAAGAGGAGTTGGCATGA